The following proteins come from a genomic window of Streptomyces sp. NBC_01716:
- a CDS encoding MFS transporter, with amino-acid sequence MKSLWHSTRSFPPGAQLLMVNQFAINLAFYMLMPYLAAHLSGDLGLAAWTVGLVLGVRNLSQQGMFLIGGTIADRFGYKAPILAGCVLRTGGFALLGWVDTVPALLVASAATGFAGALFNPAVRAYLAAEAGERRVDAFATFNVYYQAGMLLGPLVGLALLATDFRLVCTVAGAIFALLSVGQWRALPARRGDAPADAGGGRKAGVLAQWRTVVANRPFLLFSAAMIGSYVLTFQVYLALPLAAGAALGADGTKATSLLFVVSAAVAVAGQLRLTGWAKRRFTPHQALMAGLAAMGAAFLPLALVPASATLGVLAALVVAVAVLAAGSAVVYPFEMDTVIALSGNRLVATHYGFYNTVSGLGITLGNLVCGALWDYARTHDAGWLLWTALTATGAGCAAAVGALSRTGRLAGSLPQPARA; translated from the coding sequence GTGAAGTCCCTCTGGCACAGCACCCGTTCCTTCCCGCCCGGCGCCCAGCTACTGATGGTCAATCAGTTCGCCATCAACCTGGCGTTCTACATGCTCATGCCCTACCTGGCCGCCCATCTCTCCGGCGACCTGGGGCTCGCCGCCTGGACCGTCGGACTGGTCCTGGGCGTACGCAACCTCTCCCAGCAGGGCATGTTCCTCATCGGCGGCACCATCGCCGACCGCTTCGGCTACAAGGCGCCCATCCTCGCCGGGTGCGTCCTGCGCACGGGCGGGTTCGCGCTGCTGGGCTGGGTCGACACCGTGCCCGCGCTCCTCGTCGCCTCCGCGGCGACCGGTTTCGCGGGCGCCCTGTTCAACCCGGCGGTACGCGCCTACCTCGCCGCCGAGGCCGGCGAGCGGCGGGTGGACGCGTTCGCGACGTTCAACGTCTACTACCAGGCCGGGATGCTGCTGGGTCCCCTCGTCGGACTCGCGCTGCTGGCAACGGACTTCCGGCTGGTGTGCACGGTGGCGGGGGCGATCTTCGCGCTGCTGAGCGTGGGTCAGTGGCGCGCGCTGCCCGCCCGCCGCGGCGACGCGCCCGCGGACGCCGGTGGCGGACGGAAGGCGGGGGTGCTGGCGCAGTGGCGCACCGTCGTCGCGAACCGGCCGTTCCTGCTGTTCTCCGCCGCCATGATCGGCTCGTACGTCCTGACGTTCCAGGTCTATCTCGCCCTCCCGCTGGCGGCGGGCGCCGCGCTGGGCGCCGACGGTACGAAGGCCACCAGCCTGCTGTTCGTCGTGTCGGCGGCGGTGGCGGTGGCCGGGCAACTGCGGCTGACGGGGTGGGCCAAGCGCCGCTTCACCCCTCATCAGGCGCTGATGGCCGGGCTCGCCGCGATGGGCGCGGCTTTCCTGCCCCTCGCCCTGGTCCCGGCCTCGGCGACCCTGGGGGTGCTGGCGGCACTGGTCGTCGCGGTAGCCGTGCTGGCGGCGGGAAGCGCGGTGGTCTACCCGTTCGAGATGGACACCGTGATCGCCCTGTCGGGCAACAGGCTGGTCGCCACCCACTACGGCTTCTACAACACCGTCTCCGGCCTCGGCATCACCCTGGGCAACCTGGTCTGCGGCGCGCTGTGGGACTACGCCCGGACCCACGACGCCGGGTGGCTGTTGTGGACGGCGCTCACGGCGACCGGGGCCGGGTGCGCGGCGGCGGTGGGCGCGCTGTCCCGCACCGGCCGGCTCGCCGGGTCGCTGCCGCAACCGGCTCGCGCCTGA
- a CDS encoding MFS transporter: MSTTAETTSQAGPREWLGLAVLALPTLLLSIDVSVLHLAVPHISEGLNPSAAQMLWIIDIYGFLIAGFLVAMGTLGDRIGRRKLLLIGAAAFGVASLAAVFANDPATLIAARAAMGIAGATLMPSTLALIINMFRDARQRGVAIAIWVTMFSVGIALGPVVGGAMLEYFWWGSVFLLGVPIMGLLLVAGPILLPEYRDEEAGRIDLASVGLSLAAILPVIYGLKEIANDGFGAVPLLAIVVGLVVGVLFVRRQRTLESPLLDLALFRSSTFLTALVTLLLSMLVAGGTYLMVTQFLQLVGGLSPMRAGLYLLPAAFALIVTAVVSPMAASRFRPAYVVAAGLAVSGIGHVMLSLADSSSGIAQVVTGFAFVYAGGGPLIALGTDIVVGSAQPEQAGSAAALSETSTELGMALGVALLGSLGAAVYRSGVDVPAGVAGADDTLAGAVETAQGLSSDVAAVLLGSAREAFTDGMNVIGGIGALVAVASAVLVAVVIKIPATGAGEAPEGADGSSDGVVPAVKVEG; encoded by the coding sequence GTGAGTACCACCGCCGAAACCACTTCGCAGGCCGGACCCCGTGAGTGGTTGGGCCTGGCCGTGCTGGCGCTGCCCACCTTGCTGCTGTCCATCGATGTGAGCGTGCTGCACCTGGCCGTACCGCACATCAGTGAGGGCCTGAACCCCTCCGCCGCCCAGATGCTGTGGATCATCGACATCTACGGCTTCCTCATCGCCGGCTTCCTGGTGGCGATGGGCACCCTGGGTGACCGTATCGGCCGCAGGAAGCTGCTGCTGATCGGCGCCGCCGCGTTCGGCGTCGCGTCGCTGGCCGCCGTCTTCGCGAACGACCCGGCCACGCTGATAGCGGCGCGGGCCGCGATGGGCATCGCCGGAGCCACGCTGATGCCCTCGACCCTCGCCCTGATCATCAACATGTTCCGCGACGCGCGGCAGCGCGGCGTGGCGATCGCGATCTGGGTCACCATGTTCTCCGTGGGCATCGCGCTCGGCCCCGTGGTCGGCGGCGCCATGCTGGAGTACTTCTGGTGGGGTTCGGTCTTCCTGCTCGGCGTGCCCATCATGGGTCTGCTGCTGGTGGCCGGCCCGATCCTGCTGCCGGAGTACCGCGACGAGGAGGCCGGCCGGATCGACCTCGCCAGCGTGGGGCTGTCGCTCGCCGCGATCCTGCCGGTGATCTACGGACTGAAGGAGATCGCCAACGACGGGTTCGGCGCGGTCCCGCTCCTGGCGATCGTCGTCGGTCTGGTCGTCGGCGTGCTGTTCGTCCGCCGGCAGCGCACGCTGGAGAGCCCGCTGCTCGATCTCGCTCTCTTCCGCAGCTCCACCTTCCTCACGGCCCTGGTGACGCTGCTGCTCAGCATGCTGGTGGCCGGCGGCACGTATCTGATGGTCACTCAGTTCCTGCAGCTCGTCGGCGGACTGTCCCCGATGAGGGCCGGTCTCTATCTGCTGCCTGCCGCCTTCGCGCTGATCGTGACGGCCGTGGTCTCACCGATGGCGGCGAGCAGGTTCCGTCCGGCGTACGTCGTCGCGGCAGGGCTCGCAGTCTCGGGCATCGGCCATGTGATGCTGAGCCTGGCCGACAGCTCGTCGGGCATCGCCCAGGTGGTGACGGGCTTCGCCTTCGTCTACGCGGGCGGCGGCCCGCTCATCGCACTCGGCACGGACATCGTCGTCGGATCGGCTCAGCCCGAGCAGGCCGGGTCCGCCGCGGCCCTCTCGGAGACCAGCACCGAACTCGGCATGGCGCTCGGCGTCGCCCTGCTCGGCAGCCTCGGCGCCGCCGTGTACCGGAGCGGGGTGGACGTCCCGGCGGGGGTGGCGGGCGCCGATGACACGCTCGCGGGGGCGGTCGAGACGGCGCAGGGCCTGTCATCGGACGTGGCGGCCGTCCTGCTCGGCTCCGCGCGGGAGGCGTTCACCGACGGCATGAACGTCATCGGTGGCATCGGGGCGTTGGTCGCGGTTGCCTCCGCCGTGCTGGTGGCGGTGGTCATCAAGATTCCGGCCACGGGTGCGGGTGAGGCCCCCGAAGGCGCGGACGGTTCGTCCGACGGAGTCGTTCCCGCCGTCAAGGTGGAGGGGTAG
- a CDS encoding VOC family protein — protein sequence MTTSAVTSFYPVLCTERLSESVAFYSTLFGFETTYTSDWCVSLRRPEPPYYELALVAAGHETVPETYRRPAQGLLLNFEVADVDAEYTRLVTGAGLKAELPLRSEAFGQRHFIVAAPDGVLIDVITPIAPTEEYADAYQDQSGD from the coding sequence ATGACGACCTCTGCCGTGACCAGCTTCTACCCCGTGCTCTGCACCGAGCGGCTCAGTGAGTCGGTGGCCTTCTACAGCACGCTGTTCGGATTCGAGACGACCTACACGAGCGACTGGTGCGTCAGCCTGCGGCGGCCAGAGCCGCCGTACTACGAACTCGCTCTCGTCGCCGCCGGGCACGAGACCGTGCCGGAGACCTACCGCCGGCCGGCTCAGGGCCTGCTCCTCAACTTCGAGGTGGCCGACGTCGACGCCGAGTACACGCGCCTCGTGACGGGCGCCGGCCTGAAGGCCGAACTCCCCTTGCGCAGCGAGGCGTTCGGCCAGCGCCACTTCATCGTGGCCGCCCCCGACGGCGTACTGATCGACGTCATCACGCCCATCGCCCCGACGGAGGAGTACGCGGACGCCTACCAGGATCAGTCGGGCGACTAA
- a CDS encoding 4'-phosphopantetheinyl transferase family protein, translated as MTSAVHPAGEVRVWAVRQAPPWREDLSLSLLDARERAKAASFTHRRDRSMYLAAHVGLRLLLGDRLGVHPRDLRFGRDRCAHCGGPNGRPVLLGGPGGPHFSLSHGAGITLVAVADVPVGVDVESLPGRRTVELCLARLHPREREELLRVLRAELPLEFCRLWTRKEAYLKALGTGLSRGLDRDYLGAGGEGRPVGWSVVNLSCGPQDRTHAAALAVPRWVRVPAGPGELNWSAYGHVLGGVGSLEE; from the coding sequence ATGACATCGGCGGTGCACCCCGCGGGCGAAGTCCGCGTATGGGCGGTGCGGCAGGCGCCCCCGTGGCGCGAAGACCTCTCACTCTCGCTGCTCGACGCGCGGGAGCGGGCCAAGGCGGCATCCTTCACCCACCGCCGCGACCGGTCGATGTATCTAGCGGCGCATGTGGGGCTGCGACTGCTGCTGGGTGACCGGCTCGGCGTCCACCCCCGGGACCTTCGCTTCGGCCGTGACCGGTGCGCGCACTGCGGCGGCCCGAACGGCCGGCCGGTTCTCCTCGGCGGCCCCGGCGGCCCGCACTTCTCCCTCTCCCACGGCGCGGGCATCACTCTCGTCGCGGTCGCCGACGTGCCCGTCGGGGTCGACGTGGAGTCGCTGCCCGGCCGCCGGACGGTCGAACTGTGCCTGGCGCGGCTGCATCCGCGCGAGCGGGAAGAGCTGCTCAGGGTTCTCCGGGCCGAACTCCCCCTGGAATTCTGCCGGTTGTGGACGCGCAAGGAGGCGTATCTGAAAGCATTGGGGACCGGCCTCAGCCGGGGGCTCGACCGGGACTATCTGGGAGCGGGGGGAGAGGGAAGGCCCGTGGGCTGGAGCGTCGTCAATCTCTCCTGCGGCCCGCAGGACAGAACGCACGCCGCCGCGCTGGCCGTTCCCCGGTGGGTGCGGGTGCCCGCCGGACCGGGTGAGCTGAACTGGTCGGCGTACGGCCATGTCCTGGGCGGCGTCGGCTCGTTGGAGGAGTGA
- a CDS encoding DUF6338 family protein: protein MVPGTVQQLTILLILVLPGVFYQAVRERLRGSLASEQEPQNRLVRAIAAGALLDALYAVAAGPWLVRLLAGDGDGPISGLLREPRRAGLAALLLIVAVPSALAWAEAAWRRRHARARYEPMPTAWDALFRDRGSCFVRMRLKSGLWVGGWLGSRSAVSAYPQQGDLYLQAQYRVGSDGTFLGKVPGTGGVYVRASDVDVLEVLLPPSAAAAEGVVADAGGSRDGQ, encoded by the coding sequence ATGGTTCCAGGAACGGTGCAGCAGTTGACCATCCTGCTGATCCTCGTGCTGCCCGGTGTCTTCTACCAGGCCGTACGGGAGCGCCTGCGCGGCTCGCTCGCCAGTGAGCAGGAGCCGCAGAACCGGCTCGTGCGTGCCATCGCCGCCGGTGCCCTGCTCGACGCCCTCTACGCGGTGGCCGCGGGGCCGTGGCTCGTACGGCTGCTGGCCGGGGACGGAGACGGGCCCATATCCGGGCTGCTGCGGGAGCCCCGCCGGGCAGGACTGGCCGCGCTGCTCCTGATCGTCGCCGTTCCGTCCGCGCTGGCCTGGGCGGAGGCCGCCTGGCGCAGACGGCACGCACGGGCGCGGTACGAGCCGATGCCGACCGCCTGGGACGCCCTCTTCCGCGACCGCGGCTCCTGCTTCGTACGGATGCGCCTCAAAAGCGGTCTGTGGGTGGGTGGTTGGCTCGGTTCGCGGTCGGCCGTCTCGGCGTATCCGCAGCAGGGGGACCTCTATCTCCAGGCTCAGTACCGGGTGGGGTCCGACGGCACGTTCCTCGGGAAGGTGCCCGGTACCGGGGGCGTGTACGTGCGGGCGAGCGATGTGGATGTGCTGGAGGTACTGCTGCCGCCGTCCGCGGCGGCGGCGGAGGGAGTGGTGGCCGATGCCGGAGGATCAAGAGATGGGCAGTGA
- a CDS encoding CHAT domain-containing tetratricopeptide repeat protein, translated as MNAAHRILRQSERAESEPAALEWFLGAEAWEAADEVRGGVVLPDGNIWALGVLALGHLDWCRYLAGGEADRTALGAALLRFAGIHEQDPAQVPDGLGPLFATLSGAPEGAGTEPGFAYDGGVGVALMFQQSRHPGALPMAEALLRHAVAGFGEGSLEQGVCLSDLGIVLLYRFQEGAGRHTISEAVDTGRAAVVCAPGDRDEQARRHGNLGYTLRHWSEVSANREAMREAVAELRRSVELCTWNNPMRAQHTATLGSALCVAARELVEPGLLSEGIALLRAVLSEPDVVIPQRPSFLSDLGVALILRAMESGDDAERYEEGIATGRAAADMAPNAVERTLYLTNLALLLAGRAVRTGHLDAFDDAYTTSREALEGAPPGHPALAQAHFVLAGVLGSRHAATGIIADLDEAVSHARRGMEMTSVLTDDLRRRVNHGTRLADLLRKRAALRPASTPHGPGELHEAITLLRGLAEDLPARTTERARVLLALGRCLIASDPDPDRGTDPDPDTGADADEAADCFRKCLALPPPSDDFEATARFELGSALAGRAGTDDDAWQRCGDEMLRAIELLPPGDPLRWDYESEYARVLVNRADTMSGVSGVDAFEEALDLYREATRLLRKVMADLPRIRVTAGATCRSHLGTVLAKLGLRTGRVEFFADAVTSHREAVAMTSAQDHFRVHRLGALGESLLALGEFGSDPELLREGVGVLREALAGADDATPGRAACLSSLGDTLRTLARFTGDPAPLEESVRCHREALAIAAGQPTAVALLNIANSLADHYRHTRDVQQSDEAMRLFRAALAAEQPTVDLRGIILMCLGNAEWYRAVDSRDETLMDTAIGTLREAVTTVPKARLGMALTNLGGALMNRSSVTGNRVWLAEGVTVLRRAVRESPPTAMERSMHLNNLAEALRCWCEIVGDTSAADEAAALLREAMAMEHGDRLGTDAAAMNLGLLLTSRAQWDEDPHAAGEARRVLEEVVAGLGEQHPSRSAALLNLATSCSIAAHLARESTGATARQALRRAVTVTRESLAGMPEGHPDLSRARLILAQVQLDRAALGEQVDFGEVARDARACAHDPVAHGTNRIVAARVWGKASALAGHHTDALDGHAYAVGLLSTIAPRSLARADQEARLSVSEGLASDAAALALDEGAAGRALALLEQGRGVLLAQGLENRADVSQLRALAPAMAAEFERIRDRLSAPPQLPVALRTGPGGPAVPPHDDREAGVIAEARHALSQRWSQLLAEIRELPGLDGFLRPPSVPDLATAATEGPVVVVNVSEYRCDALVVTADAGIDVVPLPALTPDAVLSRAAEFVDAIDAAYGGNGVDNAVAAMRTLSGTLSWLWDTVTAPVLDRLGLDAVPHDGAPWPRLWWCPTGLLSFLPLHAAGRGAPDSGTWVIDRAVSSYTPTLRALVRARDGLNSGAPVRPSPLVVALPETPGAEPLPGASREAELLAELFPARRLLAGTDATVDAVVQALAAHSWVHFSCHGVSELLSPSQSGLILHDGRLTASDAAAQRLGSPELAMLSACSTSQGGITLPDEAVHLMSSFQLAGYPHVIGTLWTVSDELATRLTEEFYASLARDIAGGRPIDPAEALHRPVRSLRDRYAQAPHLWAAHIHTGP; from the coding sequence GTGAACGCCGCGCACCGCATCCTTCGGCAGTCCGAGCGCGCGGAGTCCGAGCCGGCCGCCCTGGAGTGGTTCCTCGGGGCCGAGGCATGGGAGGCGGCCGACGAGGTACGCGGTGGCGTCGTCCTGCCCGACGGGAACATATGGGCCCTCGGGGTCCTGGCTCTCGGCCACCTCGACTGGTGCCGCTATCTCGCCGGAGGCGAGGCCGATCGGACGGCGCTCGGCGCCGCGCTGCTTCGGTTCGCCGGGATCCATGAGCAGGATCCCGCACAAGTGCCGGACGGGCTGGGCCCGTTGTTCGCCACGCTGTCCGGCGCACCCGAGGGAGCCGGGACGGAACCCGGCTTCGCGTACGACGGGGGTGTCGGGGTGGCGCTGATGTTCCAGCAGAGCCGGCACCCCGGGGCCCTGCCCATGGCCGAGGCCTTGCTGCGGCACGCCGTCGCCGGATTCGGTGAGGGCAGCCTCGAACAGGGCGTCTGCCTCTCGGACCTCGGAATCGTCCTCCTCTACAGGTTCCAGGAGGGCGCGGGACGCCACACGATCTCCGAAGCGGTCGACACCGGCCGTGCGGCCGTCGTCTGCGCACCAGGCGATCGGGACGAACAGGCCCGCAGACACGGCAACTTGGGGTACACGCTCAGACACTGGTCCGAGGTGAGCGCGAACAGAGAGGCGATGCGGGAGGCCGTCGCAGAACTGCGGCGGTCGGTGGAGCTGTGCACATGGAACAACCCGATGCGCGCGCAGCACACCGCCACCCTCGGTTCGGCGCTCTGCGTCGCCGCCAGGGAACTGGTGGAGCCGGGGCTGCTCTCCGAGGGCATCGCGCTGCTGCGTGCGGTCCTTTCGGAGCCGGACGTCGTCATACCTCAGCGCCCCTCGTTCCTCTCCGACCTGGGCGTGGCCCTGATCCTGCGGGCCATGGAGAGCGGCGACGACGCCGAGCGGTACGAGGAGGGCATCGCCACCGGCCGCGCGGCCGCAGACATGGCCCCCAACGCCGTCGAACGCACTCTGTACCTCACCAACCTGGCCCTGCTGCTGGCCGGGCGCGCGGTGCGTACCGGACATCTGGACGCCTTCGACGACGCGTACACAACCAGCCGCGAAGCCCTTGAGGGCGCGCCGCCCGGCCATCCGGCGCTCGCCCAGGCGCACTTCGTGCTCGCCGGTGTGCTGGGCTCGCGGCACGCCGCGACGGGCATCATCGCCGACCTGGACGAGGCCGTTTCCCACGCCCGCCGGGGAATGGAGATGACCTCCGTACTCACCGACGACCTGCGCCGACGGGTGAACCACGGCACCAGGCTCGCCGACCTGCTGCGCAAGCGTGCCGCTCTGCGGCCCGCCTCAACCCCCCACGGTCCGGGGGAACTTCACGAGGCGATCACGCTGCTCCGCGGTCTGGCCGAAGACCTGCCGGCCCGCACGACGGAGCGCGCCCGGGTGCTCCTGGCACTCGGACGCTGCCTGATCGCCTCGGACCCGGACCCGGACCGGGGCACAGACCCGGACCCGGACACGGGCGCCGACGCGGACGAGGCCGCCGACTGCTTCCGCAAGTGCCTCGCACTGCCGCCTCCCAGCGACGACTTCGAGGCCACCGCGCGTTTCGAACTCGGCTCGGCGCTGGCCGGACGCGCCGGTACGGACGACGACGCCTGGCAGCGGTGCGGCGACGAGATGCTCCGGGCGATCGAGCTGCTTCCGCCCGGCGACCCGTTGCGCTGGGACTACGAGTCGGAGTACGCCAGAGTCCTCGTGAACCGGGCCGACACCATGAGCGGCGTGAGCGGCGTCGACGCGTTCGAGGAAGCGCTCGACCTGTACCGGGAAGCGACACGCCTCCTGCGCAAGGTGATGGCGGACCTCCCGCGCATCCGCGTCACCGCGGGCGCCACCTGCCGGTCGCACCTCGGCACCGTCCTGGCCAAACTCGGCCTGCGCACCGGCCGTGTCGAGTTCTTCGCCGACGCTGTGACCAGCCACCGGGAAGCTGTCGCCATGACCTCGGCGCAGGACCACTTCCGGGTGCACCGGCTCGGCGCCCTGGGCGAATCCCTGCTGGCTCTCGGCGAATTCGGATCGGACCCCGAACTGCTGAGGGAGGGCGTCGGCGTACTGCGTGAAGCCCTGGCCGGCGCGGACGACGCCACCCCCGGCAGGGCCGCCTGCCTCAGCTCCCTCGGCGACACCCTGCGTACCCTCGCCCGTTTCACCGGCGACCCCGCCCCGCTGGAGGAGTCCGTCCGATGCCACCGGGAGGCGCTCGCCATCGCGGCGGGACAGCCGACGGCCGTGGCTTTGCTCAACATCGCGAACAGCCTGGCTGACCACTACCGCCACACCCGCGACGTACAGCAGAGTGACGAGGCGATGCGGCTGTTCCGTGCCGCCCTGGCCGCCGAACAGCCCACCGTCGACCTGCGGGGCATCATCCTCATGTGCCTGGGCAACGCCGAGTGGTACCGGGCCGTCGACAGCCGCGACGAAACCCTCATGGACACCGCCATCGGCACGCTGCGCGAGGCCGTGACCACCGTGCCCAAGGCGCGCCTCGGCATGGCGCTCACCAACCTGGGCGGCGCCCTCATGAACCGCTCGTCGGTCACCGGCAACCGCGTCTGGCTGGCCGAAGGAGTGACGGTGCTGCGCCGCGCGGTGCGCGAGAGCCCACCGACGGCCATGGAGCGTTCCATGCACCTCAACAACCTGGCCGAAGCGCTGCGTTGCTGGTGCGAGATCGTCGGGGACACCTCCGCCGCCGACGAGGCCGCGGCGCTCCTGCGCGAGGCGATGGCCATGGAGCACGGCGACCGTCTGGGTACCGACGCGGCGGCCATGAACCTGGGCCTCCTGCTGACCAGCCGCGCCCAGTGGGACGAGGACCCGCACGCCGCCGGTGAGGCACGGCGGGTCCTCGAAGAGGTGGTAGCCGGGCTCGGCGAGCAGCACCCTTCGCGTTCCGCCGCCCTGCTGAACCTGGCGACCAGCTGTTCCATCGCCGCCCATCTGGCGCGGGAGAGCACAGGTGCCACGGCGCGGCAGGCGCTGCGCCGGGCGGTCACGGTCACCCGGGAATCCCTCGCGGGCATGCCCGAAGGCCATCCGGACCTGAGCCGCGCCCGGTTGATCCTGGCCCAGGTGCAACTGGACCGTGCCGCGCTCGGCGAACAGGTCGACTTCGGGGAGGTGGCCCGCGACGCCCGTGCCTGCGCGCACGATCCGGTCGCCCACGGCACGAACCGGATCGTCGCCGCGCGGGTCTGGGGCAAGGCCTCGGCGCTGGCGGGGCACCACACCGACGCCCTCGACGGGCACGCGTACGCCGTCGGCCTGCTGTCCACCATCGCCCCGCGCAGCCTCGCGCGCGCCGATCAGGAGGCGCGGCTGAGCGTCAGCGAGGGCCTGGCGAGCGACGCCGCGGCGCTGGCGCTCGACGAGGGCGCCGCCGGCCGCGCCCTCGCCCTGCTCGAACAGGGAAGAGGAGTGCTGCTCGCCCAGGGCCTGGAGAACCGGGCGGACGTGTCCCAGCTGCGTGCCCTCGCCCCGGCCATGGCAGCCGAATTCGAGCGGATCCGGGACCGGTTGAGCGCCCCGCCCCAACTTCCCGTCGCGCTGCGCACCGGGCCCGGCGGCCCGGCCGTCCCGCCCCATGACGACCGCGAGGCGGGCGTGATCGCCGAGGCCCGGCACGCCCTGTCCCAACGCTGGTCCCAACTGCTCGCCGAGATCCGGGAGTTGCCCGGACTCGACGGCTTTCTGCGCCCGCCGTCCGTACCTGACCTGGCCACCGCCGCCACCGAGGGACCGGTCGTGGTGGTCAACGTCAGCGAATACCGCTGCGACGCCCTTGTCGTCACCGCCGACGCCGGGATCGACGTGGTCCCCCTGCCCGCCCTCACCCCGGACGCCGTCCTGTCGCGGGCGGCGGAGTTCGTCGACGCGATCGACGCGGCGTACGGCGGGAACGGCGTGGACAACGCGGTCGCCGCGATGCGCACGCTTTCCGGGACGCTGAGCTGGCTGTGGGACACGGTGACCGCACCGGTGCTCGACAGGCTCGGCCTGGACGCCGTACCGCACGACGGAGCCCCCTGGCCCCGGCTCTGGTGGTGCCCCACCGGCCTGCTGTCCTTCCTGCCGCTGCACGCGGCCGGACGCGGCGCGCCGGACTCCGGCACCTGGGTCATCGACCGTGCCGTCTCCTCGTACACCCCGACCCTCCGCGCCTTGGTCCGGGCACGCGACGGGCTCAACTCCGGTGCTCCCGTGCGCCCTTCACCCTTGGTTGTGGCCCTCCCCGAGACGCCCGGGGCCGAGCCGCTGCCCGGAGCGTCGCGCGAGGCCGAGTTGCTCGCGGAACTGTTCCCCGCCCGGCGGCTGCTGGCCGGGACCGATGCCACCGTGGACGCGGTCGTCCAGGCTCTCGCCGCCCACTCCTGGGTCCACTTCAGCTGTCATGGCGTCAGCGAACTGCTCAGCCCGTCACAGAGCGGTCTGATCCTCCACGACGGCCGGCTCACCGCGTCCGACGCCGCCGCCCAGCGTCTGGGCAGCCCCGAACTCGCCATGCTGTCCGCCTGCTCCACGTCCCAGGGCGGTATCACCCTGCCCGACGAGGCGGTTCATCTGATGTCGTCCTTCCAACTGGCCGGGTACCCGCATGTGATCGGCACCTTGTGGACCGTCTCCGACGAACTGGCGACGCGCCTGACCGAAGAGTTCTATGCCTCGCTCGCGCGGGACATCGCCGGTGGCCGGCCCATCGACCCGGCCGAGGCCCTGCACCGTCCGGTCAGATCCCTGCGCGACCGCTACGCGCAGGCGCCGCACCTGTGGGCCGCGCACATCCATACGGGCCCGTGA
- a CDS encoding TetR/AcrR family transcriptional regulator produces MTIGVRAQQRQHTRHTLLRESRRLFSKLGYASVGLSEIVGAAGVTKGALYHHFDSKAELFRAVLEQVQQEVAAHVAAKADAQEDAWDQFTHGCQAFLSASTDPAIQRIMLVDGPAVLGWRDWRAMNEATSGRHLAQALAVLVHEGTIPAQPVAPLAHLLSGAMNEAALWLAASADSADLTDARRALARMLEALRAK; encoded by the coding sequence ATGACGATCGGGGTTCGCGCACAGCAACGGCAGCACACACGGCACACCTTGCTGCGGGAGAGCCGGCGGCTGTTCTCGAAACTGGGTTACGCGTCCGTGGGTCTGTCGGAGATCGTCGGGGCCGCCGGGGTGACCAAAGGCGCGCTGTACCACCACTTCGACAGCAAGGCGGAACTGTTCCGGGCCGTGCTGGAACAGGTTCAGCAGGAGGTCGCCGCGCACGTCGCGGCGAAGGCGGACGCCCAGGAGGATGCCTGGGACCAGTTCACCCACGGCTGCCAGGCGTTCCTCAGCGCGTCCACCGACCCCGCGATCCAGCGCATCATGCTCGTCGACGGGCCGGCGGTGCTCGGCTGGCGTGACTGGCGGGCGATGAACGAGGCCACCTCCGGCCGCCACTTGGCCCAGGCTCTGGCCGTCCTGGTCCACGAGGGCACCATCCCCGCACAGCCGGTCGCGCCGCTCGCACACCTGTTGTCGGGGGCGATGAACGAGGCGGCGCTGTGGCTGGCGGCCTCGGCGGACTCCGCCGATCTCACGGACGCGCGAAGGGCGTTGGCGCGGATGCTGGAGGCGCTGCGCGCGAAGTGA
- a CDS encoding VOC family protein → MLTSFCPVICTSRLGESRSFYNRLFGFTATFTTQWYAGLSRPGGPQRELALLDNAHPAVPQALLRPVRAVRLTLAVDDTAEEWERIAALGAAGRADRGHLVITDPNGVRIDIVAPD, encoded by the coding sequence ATGCTGACCAGCTTCTGTCCGGTGATCTGCACGTCACGGCTGGGGGAGTCCCGCAGCTTCTACAACAGACTGTTCGGCTTCACCGCCACGTTCACGACCCAGTGGTACGCCGGTCTCAGCCGGCCCGGCGGGCCGCAGCGCGAACTCGCTCTGCTCGATAACGCTCATCCGGCGGTGCCGCAGGCGCTTCTTCGGCCGGTGCGCGCGGTGCGGCTCACCCTGGCGGTGGACGACACGGCAGAGGAGTGGGAGCGGATCGCCGCCCTCGGGGCGGCCGGGCGCGCGGATCGCGGACACCTCGTCATCACCGACCCCAACGGGGTCCGGATCGACATCGTCGCGCCGGACTGA